From a single Arachis hypogaea cultivar Tifrunner chromosome 3, arahy.Tifrunner.gnm2.J5K5, whole genome shotgun sequence genomic region:
- the LOC140182214 gene encoding protein MAIN-LIKE 1-like — MTDFHLHIEGARPAWEWFEDLFGELPPPDKRKLYTVHFTWFHERFRLLPADASEDTVCIYARAYIMMLLSTQLFMDKSANRVHLRWLPFVAKLDDMGSYSWGTAALAWLYRCMCRVANRNITNLAGPLQLLQSWIFWRFPTLRPQDFDAFSFPLTSR; from the exons ATGACTGACTTCCACCTGCACATCGAGGGGGCCAGACCGGCATGGGAGTGGTTCGAGGACTTATTTGGTGAGCTTCCGCCACCGGATAAGAGAAAGTTATACACAGTTCACTTCACATGGTTCCATGAGCGGTTCAGGTTGTTACCAGCTGATGCTTCGGAGGATACCGTGTGCATATATGCACGTGCATATATTATGATGCTTCTGTCGACACAGCTGTTCATGGACAAGAGTGCTAATCGGGTCCACCTTCGCTGGTTGCCTTTTGTGGCGAAACTTGACGACATGGGCAGTTATAGCTGGGGCACCGCTGCGTTGGCGTGGCTGTACCGATGCATGTGTAGGGTGGCGAACAGAAACATCACCAACTTGGCTGGACCCCTACAGTTGCTACAATCATGGATCTTTTGGCGGTTCCCCACACTGAGGCCGCAGGATTTTGATGCTTTCTCTTTTCCATTGACATCCAG ATGA